The window TCCCAAAGCCGAGCAGTGAATATGAAGTGATAATAAAATAGACAAAGCTTGCTTTATTTTTCTTTTTCCAGAAACTCATTTTCACCACCTAAATATGCTAACTTGCATCATGTTAGCGCGTATTCAATCAAAAGTGAAACAAATATAAGCTATTAATTTATAAAACATTTTAAATTTAAAAACCATTCTTTTATCTTAAAAAGTCAAGATACAGATTTGCACTTAATTTTTAATACAGATGCTCAATATGCCATTTAATTTTCAAAGAATGGGAAATGCATTTGCATTCTGTTTAACCCTTGCATGCTAATTAATAGGGCTGACTTCAGAACTTTAAGAATTGCTGTGAATATCTTAGCGGGGGCATTTCCTGCGCGAAGGCGCTTAAAGGGAGAATGAGGGAGATGACTGAACCGGCGGACTTTTAACAGCAGCTAGGAAAATCAAAGCTACCCTTGCGCCTTATAAAAAAGCCATGCAGCGGAAATCCGCATGCAGATTTATGCGATAAAAAAAAGCGCTCATTTGAGCGCTTTCATTCAATCAATTACTTCATCCCGAAAATCAGCTTCAGCCCCAGCGCCGTCATCACGGCGCCCGCTGCGCGGTCAAACACCGCCTTAAACTTCAAATACACGCGGCGCGGTTTCTCTGCAGACAGCGCCACGGCAACCAAAGAGCACCAGCCCGCATCAATAAAGAAACACAAAACCGGCAGCACAAAATAAAAGTAAGCCGGGATTTCTTTCGGCAGCAGCGCAGTGAAAATACTCGCCAGCACAATCGCAATTTTCGGGTTGGACAGCTGCGTAATTAAGCCCGTCATGAATGCGCGGCGCAGCGTCATCTGCGAAGCCGCATTTGCATCCGATTCAATCGGCTCTTTGGCATGCTTGATGATTTTAAAGGCCAGCCACAGCAGATACAGGCCGCCGCAGATTTTTAAAGCAAAATAGGCCGACGGCACCGCCAGCAAAAAGGCCTGCAGCCCCAGCACCGCCAGCAGGCCAAAAACGGCAGCGCCGGCGCCTGTGCCAAGCGCGGTAAACAGGCCATGCCTGCGTGAAATCGCAATTGAATTTTTCGCGACATAAATCGAGGTCGGCCCGGGGCTCATTGCGCCCAGCATCAGGGCAAATGCAATTGAGCCCAAAATCCAAAATGATTCCAAGTGAGGCCTCGAATATTGAGAGAATTTTCCAGTGAATGATTTTACTCTAAACGCCGTTTTGGCGGAATTCACTTTATCGGTTTTTTTCAGCTGCCTTTTTCCAGCCGGCTTCTTTTTCAGGATGAGCCGCTGCATTTTAATTCAAAATTAAATACACTTGTAAATTATCTAAAACTGACTCAATCGGCCCAGCCACAATAGAGCAAAAACTCAATAATTATTTTTAATTCAATGTTTTAATCATACATCAAAATTACATCATGTTTACAAAACATCCAAAAAAGCCATAAAGAACGGCTTCACCATTACAAAAAATTGTCATTTAAGCGCTTTAAATTTCATGCATTTTTCATATATAAAAAGACATACTAATTTTATGGTTTTTAAAACCTTCCACGCATAATACTGATCAAACGAGGGCAAACAATGAAAAATAACAAACGCAGTGCTTTAGATGCGCAGCAGTCACATCTTTGGATTATCGGCGGCGGCATTGCAGGCATGGCGGCGGCGGCTTTTGCGATCCGCGATGCTAAAGTGCCGGCAAAGCATATCCATATTCTGGAAGAGCTGGATATTTCCGGCGGTTCAATGGACGGCGGCCATACTCCGCATGCGGCGCAGGCTTGGGTCACGCGCGGCGGGCGCATGCTGACCGATGAAACTTATTTATGCCTTTGGGACTTATTTTCCAGCATTCCGTCTTTAGAAAACCCGGAAATTTCCGTACGCGAAGAATGCCGTGAATTTAATGAGCAGGTGAAAACCCAT is drawn from Acinetobacter sp. WCHAc010034 and contains these coding sequences:
- a CDS encoding LysE family translocator produces the protein MESFWILGSIAFALMLGAMSPGPTSIYVAKNSIAISRRHGLFTALGTGAGAAVFGLLAVLGLQAFLLAVPSAYFALKICGGLYLLWLAFKIIKHAKEPIESDANAASQMTLRRAFMTGLITQLSNPKIAIVLASIFTALLPKEIPAYFYFVLPVLCFFIDAGWCSLVAVALSAEKPRRVYLKFKAVFDRAAGAVMTALGLKLIFGMK